In bacterium, a genomic segment contains:
- the gltB gene encoding glutamate synthase large subunit, with the protein MERALKRQGLYDPFFEHDACGVGFVANIDGTRSHAIIEQGLTVLRNLTHRGACGCDPETGDGAGILLQVPDAFLRKACAAIDIELPPAGEYGVGLVFLPRDVQERNHCERAFAKIVREEGQKMLGWRTVPVDERHCGSLARRNLPEIRQIFIGRGARTPDQAALERKLYVIRKRIERQIRESNLNDREYFYVPSLSARTLVYKGLLLPEQIPAFYLDLVDPDLASALALVHQRFSTNTLPSWDRAHPYRFIAHNGEINTLRGNINWMRARESQFASPLFGDDIRKILPIIEPNGSDSAMFDNALELLTHTGRSLPHAVMMMIPEAWQNHETMSDAKKAFYEYHSCLMEPWDGPASIAFTDGTVIGAVLDRNGLRPSRYVVTKDGFVVMASEVGVLDIAPENVQHKDRLQPGRMFLVDTAQRRIIADEELKEGMAARHPYRTWVDQHLRRQAQLPTAAEAAPAAPGDDLLTRQQCFGYTLEDLRILMAPMAINGQEAVGSMGTDTPLAVLSNKPQSLFNYFKQLFAQVTNPPIDPIREDLVMSAVTTIGAERNLFDETPEHCAQLRLETPILTNAQLAQIAALNDGALRAARLPIHYPVRQGGEGLRAALDALCAAASKAVADGATILVLSDRDIDAERAPIPSLLAVGAVHHHLIREGSRTRCGLVLESGDPREVMHFALLIGYGCAAINPYLAFATLVDMIRTNVLKGVGEEEAIEHYVKAVTKGLLKVASKMGISTIQSYRGAQIFEAIGLNTELVDRYFTWTPSRIEGVGLDVIAEECAARHHHAFETSPALDGDLDVGGQYQWRRRGEFHAYNPETIAKLQHSVRKGSYALFKEYTRLVDDNSREIAALRGLLRLKPGRPVPIDEVEPASEIVKRFKTGAMSLGSISREAHENLAIAMNRIGGKSNTGEGGEDPVRFTPDANGDLRRSAIKQVASGRFGVTSFYLVNSDELQIKMAQGAKPGEGGQLPGHKIDEYIAKIRYSTPGVGLISPPPHHDIYSIEDLAQLIHDLKNANNRARVSVKLVAEVGVGTVAAGVSKAKADVVLISGYDGGTGASPLTSIKHAGIPWELGLAETQQVLVMNDLRGRIRVETDGQLKTGRDVVIATLLGAEEYGFASAALVASGCIMMRVCHLNTCPVGIATQDPVLRQRFEGKPEHVVNFMLFVAEEVREYMAQLGFRTIDEMVGRVDRLDARDAVEHWKARGIDLTQILHRPEVPPEIATHCVTTQDHGLERALDNQLLELAAPALEQGTAVEIALPIRNINRTVTTMLSAEISRRWGENGLPAGTIRLNLTGSAGQSFGAFMANGIDVHLEGDANDYFGKGMSGGRMVVVPPSTATFVPEENIIVGNVSLYGATGGEVFLRGMAGERFAVRNSGATAVVEGVGDHGCEYMTKGLVVVLGGTGRNFAAGMSGGVAYVLDEDGDFAIQCNKGMVDLDPLEERDAEQLKELIQRHYQLTQSAVAWRILSGWKEHVGRFVKVMPTEYRRILAKAHLDSDAAKLASI; encoded by the coding sequence ATGGAACGAGCGCTGAAGCGACAGGGGTTGTACGACCCGTTCTTCGAGCACGACGCCTGCGGCGTCGGGTTCGTCGCCAACATCGACGGGACGCGGTCGCACGCCATCATCGAGCAGGGACTGACGGTGCTGCGCAATCTCACGCACCGCGGCGCCTGCGGCTGCGACCCGGAGACCGGCGACGGCGCCGGCATCCTGCTGCAGGTGCCGGACGCGTTCCTGCGCAAGGCCTGCGCGGCGATCGACATCGAGCTGCCGCCGGCCGGCGAGTACGGTGTCGGCCTGGTGTTCCTGCCGCGCGACGTCCAGGAGCGGAACCACTGCGAGCGCGCCTTCGCGAAGATCGTCCGCGAGGAGGGGCAGAAGATGCTCGGCTGGCGCACGGTGCCGGTGGACGAGCGTCACTGCGGGTCCCTGGCGCGCCGGAACCTGCCCGAGATCCGCCAGATCTTCATCGGCCGCGGCGCCCGGACGCCGGACCAGGCGGCGCTGGAGCGCAAGCTCTACGTCATCCGCAAGCGCATCGAGCGGCAGATCCGCGAATCGAACCTGAACGACCGCGAGTACTTCTACGTCCCGAGCCTCTCCGCGCGCACCCTGGTCTACAAGGGCCTGCTGCTGCCGGAGCAGATCCCGGCGTTCTATCTCGACCTCGTCGATCCCGACCTCGCCAGCGCGCTCGCCCTGGTGCACCAGCGGTTCTCGACCAACACGCTGCCGTCGTGGGACCGCGCCCACCCGTACCGCTTCATCGCCCACAACGGCGAGATCAACACCCTGCGCGGCAACATCAACTGGATGCGGGCGCGCGAGAGCCAGTTCGCCTCGCCGCTGTTCGGCGACGACATCCGCAAGATCCTGCCGATCATCGAGCCCAACGGGTCCGACTCGGCGATGTTCGACAACGCCCTCGAGCTGCTCACCCACACCGGTCGCTCGCTGCCGCACGCGGTGATGATGATGATTCCGGAGGCGTGGCAGAACCACGAGACCATGAGCGACGCCAAGAAGGCATTCTACGAGTATCACTCGTGTCTCATGGAGCCGTGGGACGGCCCGGCCTCGATCGCCTTCACCGACGGGACGGTGATCGGCGCCGTCCTCGACCGCAACGGCCTGCGGCCGTCGCGCTACGTGGTCACCAAGGACGGCTTCGTCGTCATGGCCTCGGAGGTCGGCGTGCTCGACATCGCGCCGGAGAACGTCCAGCACAAGGACCGCCTACAGCCCGGCCGCATGTTCCTGGTCGACACCGCGCAGAGGCGCATCATCGCCGACGAGGAGCTGAAGGAGGGCATGGCGGCGCGCCATCCCTACCGCACCTGGGTCGACCAGCACCTGCGGCGGCAGGCGCAACTGCCGACCGCCGCCGAGGCGGCGCCGGCCGCGCCGGGCGACGACCTGCTCACCCGCCAGCAGTGCTTCGGCTACACGCTCGAGGACCTGCGCATCCTCATGGCGCCGATGGCGATCAACGGCCAGGAGGCGGTGGGCTCGATGGGCACCGACACGCCGCTGGCGGTGCTGTCGAACAAGCCGCAGTCGTTGTTCAACTACTTCAAGCAGCTCTTCGCGCAGGTGACGAATCCGCCGATCGACCCGATCCGCGAGGACCTGGTGATGTCGGCGGTGACGACGATCGGCGCCGAGCGCAACCTCTTCGACGAGACGCCGGAACACTGCGCCCAGCTCCGCCTCGAGACGCCGATCCTCACCAACGCCCAACTGGCGCAGATCGCCGCCCTGAACGACGGCGCCCTGCGGGCGGCGCGGCTGCCGATCCACTACCCGGTGCGCCAGGGGGGGGAGGGGCTGCGCGCGGCGCTCGACGCGCTGTGCGCCGCGGCGTCGAAGGCGGTGGCCGACGGCGCCACCATCCTGGTGCTCTCCGACCGCGACATCGACGCGGAGCGCGCGCCGATCCCCAGCCTGCTGGCGGTCGGCGCGGTGCACCACCACCTGATCCGCGAGGGCTCGCGCACCCGCTGCGGCCTGGTGCTCGAATCGGGCGATCCGCGCGAGGTCATGCACTTCGCCCTGCTGATCGGCTACGGCTGCGCCGCCATCAATCCCTATCTCGCGTTCGCCACGCTGGTCGACATGATCCGCACCAATGTCCTCAAGGGCGTCGGCGAGGAGGAGGCGATCGAGCACTACGTCAAGGCGGTCACCAAGGGGCTGCTGAAGGTCGCCTCGAAGATGGGCATCTCGACCATCCAGAGCTATCGCGGGGCGCAGATCTTCGAGGCCATCGGCCTCAACACGGAGCTGGTGGACCGCTACTTCACCTGGACGCCGTCGCGCATCGAGGGCGTCGGCCTCGACGTCATCGCGGAGGAGTGCGCCGCCCGCCATCACCACGCCTTCGAGACCTCGCCCGCGCTCGACGGCGATCTCGACGTCGGCGGCCAGTACCAGTGGCGCCGGCGCGGCGAGTTCCACGCCTACAACCCGGAGACGATCGCCAAGCTGCAGCACAGCGTGCGCAAGGGCAGCTACGCGCTGTTCAAGGAGTACACGCGCCTGGTCGACGACAACAGCCGCGAGATCGCCGCGCTGCGCGGCCTGCTGCGCCTGAAGCCGGGCCGCCCGGTGCCGATCGACGAGGTCGAACCGGCGAGCGAGATCGTGAAGCGGTTCAAGACCGGCGCCATGTCGCTCGGTTCGATCAGCCGCGAGGCGCACGAGAACCTCGCCATCGCGATGAACCGGATCGGCGGCAAGTCGAACACCGGCGAGGGCGGCGAGGATCCGGTGCGCTTCACCCCGGACGCCAACGGCGATCTGCGCCGCAGCGCCATCAAGCAGGTGGCGTCGGGCCGCTTCGGCGTCACCAGCTTCTACCTCGTCAATTCCGACGAGCTGCAGATCAAGATGGCGCAGGGGGCCAAACCCGGCGAGGGCGGCCAGCTTCCGGGCCACAAGATCGACGAGTACATCGCCAAGATCCGCTACTCGACCCCGGGCGTGGGGCTGATCTCGCCGCCGCCGCACCACGACATCTACTCGATCGAGGATCTGGCGCAGCTCATCCACGACCTGAAGAACGCCAACAATCGGGCCCGGGTGAGCGTCAAGCTGGTGGCCGAGGTCGGCGTCGGCACGGTCGCCGCCGGCGTCTCGAAGGCCAAGGCGGACGTCGTGCTGATCAGCGGCTACGACGGCGGCACCGGCGCGTCGCCGCTGACCTCGATCAAGCACGCCGGCATCCCCTGGGAGCTCGGTCTCGCCGAGACGCAGCAGGTGCTGGTGATGAACGACCTGCGCGGCCGCATCCGGGTCGAGACCGACGGCCAGCTCAAGACCGGCCGCGACGTGGTCATCGCCACCCTGCTGGGCGCCGAGGAGTACGGCTTCGCCAGCGCCGCGCTGGTGGCGTCGGGCTGCATCATGATGCGCGTCTGCCACCTCAACACCTGTCCGGTCGGCATCGCGACCCAGGATCCGGTGCTGCGCCAGCGCTTCGAGGGCAAGCCCGAGCACGTGGTGAACTTCATGCTCTTCGTCGCCGAGGAGGTGCGCGAGTACATGGCGCAGCTCGGCTTCCGCACCATCGACGAGATGGTCGGGCGGGTGGATCGCCTCGACGCCCGCGACGCGGTCGAGCACTGGAAGGCGCGCGGCATCGACCTGACCCAGATCCTGCACCGCCCCGAGGTGCCGCCCGAGATCGCCACCCACTGCGTGACCACCCAGGATCACGGCCTCGAGCGCGCCCTCGACAACCAACTGCTGGAGCTGGCGGCGCCGGCGCTCGAGCAGGGCACGGCGGTCGAGATCGCGCTGCCGATCCGCAACATCAACCGCACCGTCACCACCATGCTGTCGGCCGAGATCTCGCGCCGCTGGGGCGAGAACGGCCTGCCGGCCGGCACGATCCGCCTCAATCTCACCGGCTCCGCCGGCCAGAGCTTCGGCGCCTTCATGGCCAACGGCATCGACGTGCATCTCGAGGGCGATGCCAACGACTATTTCGGCAAGGGCATGTCCGGCGGCCGCATGGTGGTGGTGCCGCCGTCGACGGCGACGTTCGTGCCGGAGGAGAACATCATCGTCGGCAACGTCTCGCTCTACGGTGCCACCGGCGGCGAGGTCTTCCTGCGCGGCATGGCCGGGGAGCGTTTCGCGGTCCGCAACAGCGGCGCCACGGCGGTGGTCGAGGGCGTCGGCGACCATGGCTGCGAGTACATGACCAAGGGCCTGGTGGTGGTGCTCGGGGGGACGGGCCGCAACTTCGCCGCCGGCATGAGCGGCGGCGTCGCCTACGTGCTCGACGAGGACGGCGACTTCGCCATCCAGTGCAACAAGGGCATGGTCGACCTCGATCCGCTCGAGGAGCGCGACGCCGAGCAGTTGAAGGAGCTCATCCAGCGCCATTACCAGCTCACCCAGAGCGCCGTGGCGTGGCGCATCCTCTCCGGTTGGAAGGAGCACGTCGGCAGGTTCGTCAAGGTGATGCCGACCGAGTACCGGCGCATCCTGGCCAAGGCGCACCTCGACTCCGACGCCGCGAAGCTGGCGAGCATCTGA